A genomic segment from Microbacterium sp. SORGH_AS_0428 encodes:
- a CDS encoding NUDIX domain-containing protein, whose product MTAYSAGLLLFRPDTAEVLIAHMGGPFWQRKQAGAWSIPKGEYDPASEDPLTAAEREFQEELGLTPPAGERVELGEFRYSSGKRLRVFALDADGFALVGMRFGEFSLEWPPHSGRTESFPEVDRAEWVRVDDARELLVAAQRPVLDALAPHLDG is encoded by the coding sequence ATGACCGCGTACAGCGCGGGGCTCCTCCTCTTCCGGCCCGACACCGCCGAGGTGCTGATCGCGCACATGGGCGGGCCCTTCTGGCAGCGCAAGCAGGCGGGGGCGTGGTCGATCCCCAAGGGGGAGTACGACCCCGCATCCGAAGATCCGCTCACCGCCGCTGAGCGCGAGTTCCAGGAGGAGCTGGGGCTCACGCCGCCCGCCGGGGAGCGGGTGGAGCTCGGCGAGTTCCGCTACTCGTCGGGCAAGCGCCTCCGGGTGTTCGCGCTCGACGCCGACGGTTTCGCCCTCGTCGGGATGCGGTTCGGCGAGTTCTCGCTCGAGTGGCCGCCCCATTCGGGGCGTACGGAGTCGTTCCCCGAGGTGGACCGCGCCGAATGGGTGCGGGTCGACGACGCGCGCGAGTTGCTGGTGGCTGCTCAGCGCCCCGTGCTCGACGCGCTCGCGCCGCATCTGGACGGCTGA
- a CDS encoding AarF/UbiB family protein: MPQIVWVVLFVLVFASVAAWVARRLLGMPIGWIRPFVTGALVVVAGSPLALWALQQAGVVDGDVLAVDDAIGALFLLLTIGWLFAIDVIAIVALEFLWPTRPMRNPVVVVRELFRRRDRARRYAEIISIASRHGLGVYRGRHRPDREELPAAIVAALNDAGVTFIKIGQVLSARDDVLPPEFTTALSTLQMETVPIPWSEARHAIETQLGRPLEEVFARVDETPLAAASVAQVHAATLQDGDEVVIKIQRPSARAQVATDLDIVERLAADAERHTTWARDYGVTALAAEFARSLREELDYRIEAANTEMLRGAAARSKLTPLAVPKVFAQYTTAQMLVQERAEGIPFGHVDASTLDPDAATRIADAVVDAVFEQIAVRGVFHADLHPGNLMLAADGTVTLIDFGSVGVLEKSMRRLLLPLLVAIANEDDVAATDIVLMLVTPPDTDTFDQVALQHDIGVILTRMHNAGVDQNVFAALVDVMRHHRLALPPSLLLVFRTLASLEGSLRRLRHDYDMVGRALSQAPAFTRALTSPKGFALTAQTQAAIVGEQLRRLPRTLSTLSQQLEDGTFSVRLRSFDDATGRGFVEQLFSRFTTTLVGIALVISAVLLGVSDAGPHLTAQVPLFPFLGAVVGLGGLLLLLRSLRAAFERRR; the protein is encoded by the coding sequence ATGCCGCAGATCGTGTGGGTGGTTCTTTTCGTCCTCGTGTTCGCGAGCGTCGCGGCGTGGGTCGCGCGCCGGCTCCTGGGGATGCCGATCGGGTGGATCCGTCCGTTCGTCACCGGAGCGCTCGTCGTGGTGGCGGGCTCGCCCCTCGCGCTGTGGGCGCTGCAGCAGGCCGGTGTCGTCGACGGCGACGTGCTCGCCGTCGACGACGCGATCGGTGCGCTGTTCCTCCTGCTCACGATCGGATGGCTCTTCGCGATCGACGTGATCGCGATCGTCGCACTGGAGTTCCTGTGGCCGACCCGACCGATGCGCAACCCGGTCGTCGTCGTGCGCGAGCTGTTCCGACGCCGTGATCGCGCCCGCCGCTACGCCGAGATCATCTCCATCGCCTCCCGGCACGGGCTCGGCGTCTACCGCGGGCGGCACCGCCCCGATCGCGAGGAGCTGCCCGCCGCGATCGTGGCCGCGCTGAACGACGCCGGCGTCACCTTCATCAAGATCGGCCAGGTGCTCTCGGCCCGCGACGACGTGCTGCCGCCGGAGTTCACGACCGCCCTGTCGACGCTGCAGATGGAGACCGTGCCGATTCCGTGGAGCGAGGCGCGTCACGCGATCGAGACGCAGCTCGGCAGGCCCCTCGAGGAGGTCTTCGCGCGCGTCGACGAGACGCCGCTGGCGGCCGCATCCGTCGCGCAGGTGCACGCCGCGACGCTGCAGGACGGCGACGAGGTCGTGATCAAGATCCAGCGGCCGAGTGCACGCGCCCAGGTCGCGACCGATCTCGACATCGTCGAACGGCTGGCCGCGGACGCGGAGCGCCACACCACGTGGGCGCGTGACTACGGGGTGACGGCGCTGGCCGCGGAGTTCGCCAGATCGCTGCGGGAGGAGCTGGACTACCGCATCGAGGCGGCCAACACCGAGATGCTGCGGGGTGCGGCGGCCCGCTCGAAGCTCACACCGCTCGCCGTGCCGAAGGTCTTCGCTCAGTACACGACCGCGCAGATGCTCGTTCAGGAGCGCGCCGAGGGCATTCCGTTCGGCCACGTCGACGCGTCGACACTCGACCCGGATGCGGCGACGAGGATCGCCGACGCGGTCGTCGACGCCGTCTTCGAGCAGATCGCCGTTCGGGGCGTCTTCCACGCCGATCTGCACCCGGGCAATCTCATGCTCGCGGCCGACGGCACCGTCACCCTCATCGACTTCGGTTCGGTCGGCGTGCTCGAGAAGAGCATGCGCCGCCTGCTGCTGCCGCTGCTGGTGGCGATCGCGAACGAGGACGACGTCGCCGCGACCGACATCGTGCTCATGCTCGTGACCCCGCCCGACACCGACACCTTCGACCAGGTCGCGCTGCAGCACGACATCGGCGTGATCCTCACCCGCATGCACAACGCGGGTGTCGACCAGAACGTCTTCGCGGCCCTCGTGGACGTCATGCGCCATCATCGTCTCGCCCTGCCGCCCTCGCTCCTGCTGGTCTTTCGAACTCTGGCCTCGCTCGAGGGCTCACTGCGGCGCCTGCGCCACGACTACGACATGGTCGGCCGGGCGCTGTCGCAGGCGCCCGCCTTCACGCGCGCACTGACCTCGCCGAAGGGGTTCGCGCTCACGGCACAGACGCAGGCGGCGATCGTGGGCGAGCAGCTGCGGCGACTGCCGCGAACGCTCTCCACCCTCAGTCAGCAGCTCGAGGACGGCACCTTCTCGGTGCGCCTGCGCAGCTTCGACGACGCGACCGGTCGCGGGTTCGTGGAGCAGCTGTTCTCGCGCTTCACGACCACGCTGGTTGGCATCGCCCTCGTGATCTCGGCGGTCCTGCTGGGTGTCTCGGATGCGGGGCCGCATCTCACCGCTCAGGTGCCGCTGTTCCCGTTCCTCGGTGCGGTGGTCGGACTCGGCGGGCTGCTCCTGCTGCTGCGGAGCCTTCGCGCCGCCTTCGAGCGGCGGCGATAG
- the rlmN gene encoding 23S rRNA (adenine(2503)-C(2))-methyltransferase RlmN, with product MTDQPPIRQAAARDAASAVRQVRPRTEGWSQQKDESGRPLLQFASPKRGKPPVHLADLTHEQRAEKLVELGFPKFRAAQLEKHYFTHYTSDPSLMTDLPASGREELVAGLLPPLLTEVRRLETDRGDTIKFLWKLHDGALVESVLMRYPGRITLCVSSQAGCGMNCPFCATGQAGLTRNMSAAEIVEQIVRANRLIRDGGLGPAEHPDERVTNIVFMGMGEPLANYARVMHAVRVMTDKKHGLGMSARGITVSTVGLAPAIRKLADEDIPVTFALSLHAPDDQLRDELIPVNSRWKVDEVLDAARGYFEKTGRRVSIEYALIKDMNDHAWRADLLAEKLNARGRGWVHVNPIPLNPTPGSVWTSSERPVQNEFVRRLNDAGIPTTLRDTRGKEIDGACGQLVATEEDQAVAAATPVD from the coding sequence ATGACCGACCAGCCCCCCATCCGCCAGGCCGCGGCACGCGACGCCGCATCCGCCGTGCGCCAGGTGCGCCCCCGCACCGAAGGCTGGTCGCAGCAGAAGGACGAGAGCGGCCGTCCGCTCCTGCAGTTCGCCAGCCCCAAGCGCGGCAAGCCTCCCGTGCACCTGGCCGACCTCACCCACGAGCAGCGCGCCGAGAAGCTCGTCGAGCTCGGGTTCCCGAAGTTTCGCGCTGCGCAGCTGGAGAAGCACTACTTCACGCATTACACGAGCGACCCCTCGCTCATGACGGACCTTCCCGCGTCCGGTCGCGAGGAGCTCGTTGCGGGCCTTCTGCCGCCGTTGCTGACCGAGGTGCGCCGGCTCGAGACCGACCGCGGCGACACGATCAAGTTCCTCTGGAAGCTGCACGACGGTGCCCTCGTCGAATCCGTGCTCATGCGCTATCCCGGCCGCATCACGCTGTGCGTCTCGTCGCAGGCCGGATGCGGCATGAACTGCCCCTTCTGTGCGACCGGTCAAGCGGGTCTGACCCGCAACATGAGCGCCGCGGAGATCGTCGAGCAGATCGTCCGTGCCAACCGGTTGATCCGCGACGGGGGCCTCGGGCCCGCTGAGCACCCGGACGAGCGCGTCACCAACATCGTGTTCATGGGCATGGGCGAGCCGCTGGCGAACTATGCCCGCGTCATGCACGCGGTGCGCGTGATGACCGACAAGAAGCACGGGCTGGGCATGAGCGCACGCGGCATCACGGTCTCCACCGTCGGTCTCGCCCCCGCCATCCGCAAGCTCGCGGACGAGGACATCCCGGTGACCTTCGCCCTGTCGCTGCACGCGCCCGACGACCAGCTGCGCGACGAGCTCATCCCGGTGAACTCGCGGTGGAAGGTCGACGAGGTGCTCGACGCCGCGCGCGGCTACTTCGAGAAGACGGGCCGGCGCGTGTCGATCGAGTACGCGCTGATCAAGGACATGAACGACCACGCGTGGCGCGCGGATCTGCTGGCCGAGAAGCTCAACGCGCGCGGCCGTGGCTGGGTGCACGTGAACCCGATCCCGCTGAACCCGACGCCCGGTTCGGTGTGGACCTCGTCCGAGCGTCCCGTCCAGAACGAGTTCGTGCGGCGCCTGAACGATGCCGGCATCCCGACGACGCTCCGTGACACCCGCGGCAAGGAGATCGACGGAGCGTGCGGGCAGCTCGTGGCGACCGAGGAGGACCAGGCGGTCGCCGCGGCGACCCCGGTCGACTGA
- a CDS encoding PRD domain-containing protein, with translation MPSPEGRDGARENHVVAHKVLNNNVVISIDEHGRERVLMGRGLGFQLKPDDRLDPAKVEKTFVLDSGAEGDRERQLLTDVPYPVIEAVTGAVDLAERELGHHLGRRLVIPVIDHIQYVLERLDQGVRIPATHMPELRVLHPHEFRAAEHMAAHIATALDRELPPEEAVFLTMHLLNATRDEPNGTAALLFRRVQHVATTVETGLGVTLDVESPDYARFILHVQFLLQRLVSKTMLRSSDTSFFEFAKHSYPRSYAIAEQVKAYVRAATGSDLTDEELLYLIVHVERLASQVGAKAAPDDGGGGIEEVLR, from the coding sequence ATGCCCTCACCCGAAGGGCGCGACGGCGCGCGCGAGAATCACGTCGTCGCGCACAAGGTCCTCAACAACAACGTCGTCATCTCGATCGACGAGCACGGCCGCGAGCGCGTGCTGATGGGTCGCGGCCTCGGCTTCCAGCTGAAGCCCGACGACCGGCTGGATCCCGCGAAAGTCGAGAAGACGTTCGTGCTCGACTCCGGCGCCGAGGGCGATCGGGAACGGCAGCTGCTCACGGACGTGCCCTACCCCGTGATCGAAGCGGTGACCGGCGCGGTCGATCTGGCCGAACGCGAGCTCGGCCACCACCTCGGTCGCCGGCTGGTCATCCCGGTCATCGACCACATCCAGTACGTACTGGAACGGCTCGATCAGGGCGTGCGCATCCCCGCGACCCACATGCCCGAGCTGCGCGTGCTGCATCCGCACGAGTTCCGCGCCGCCGAGCACATGGCCGCCCACATCGCCACCGCGCTCGACCGGGAGCTGCCGCCCGAGGAGGCCGTCTTCCTCACGATGCATCTGCTCAACGCCACACGCGACGAGCCCAACGGCACCGCGGCCCTCCTGTTCCGACGCGTGCAGCACGTGGCGACCACCGTCGAGACGGGGCTCGGGGTGACACTCGACGTCGAGAGCCCCGACTATGCGCGGTTCATCCTCCACGTGCAGTTCCTGCTGCAGCGCCTGGTCTCCAAGACCATGCTGCGATCGAGCGACACCTCGTTCTTCGAGTTCGCCAAGCACAGCTATCCGCGCTCGTACGCGATCGCCGAACAGGTGAAGGCCTATGTGCGCGCGGCGACGGGATCGGACCTGACCGACGAGGAGCTGCTGTACCTCATCGTGCACGTCGAGCGACTGGCCTCGCAGGTCGGCGCCAAGGCCGCGCCGGACGATGGTGGCGGCGGCATCGAAGAGGTGCTACGGTAA
- a CDS encoding beta-glucoside-specific PTS transporter subunit IIABC: MDYSKTAAGVLKGVGGEENITSLVHCATRLRFVLKDEGKADAASIKAVPGVVTVAQAGGQYQVVIGNEVPEVYAEIGKISKFGGSGAASSPAQDAPKGNLFNRFIAMISAIFTPALWALAGTGLLKAFLAAAVTFGWIDTTTSTYVVLNALSDAFINFLPLALAITAARYFKASEFTSLAIAGALLYPSITALVGAPDLTFFGIPFTMVNYVSSVIPIIIVVWLQSHAERFLYAKLPAAVRRFVTPMIVVLIAVPLVFVVIGPISAIISGWVGSGIGWVFETVPWLGGAVMGGLWQVFVIFGLHWGLVPLFQLELQNNGQLFLVAPVFAAVLAQAAAVAGVWLRARNKNLKSLAAPATLSGFLAGITEPAIYGVNLPLKRPFAFGIVGGAIGGAIISLGGVFSTAFVVPSGLAIPALLGNGNMVFLALGLGAAIIVPFLLTVIVGFKEPAEDAVTPAESTDLEVFSPVDGTVVPLSETPDAAFADGSLGQGVAIIPRSGALYAPFDATVAAAFPTGHAIGLRHADGAEVLIHIGIDTVKLAGEHFSLKVTGGQQVSKGDLLVEFDLEAIAAAGYDLTTPVIVTNSDLYPTVGSPASGPIAHGEPLFFAVAVEQAVAAK, translated from the coding sequence ATGGACTACTCGAAGACAGCAGCAGGCGTCCTGAAGGGCGTCGGCGGCGAGGAGAACATCACCTCGCTGGTCCATTGCGCCACCCGACTGCGCTTCGTCCTCAAGGACGAGGGCAAGGCGGATGCGGCCTCGATCAAGGCCGTTCCCGGCGTCGTCACCGTCGCCCAGGCCGGCGGCCAGTACCAGGTCGTCATCGGCAACGAGGTACCCGAGGTGTACGCGGAGATCGGCAAGATCTCCAAGTTCGGCGGCTCGGGCGCAGCGTCCTCCCCGGCACAGGATGCCCCGAAGGGCAACCTGTTCAACCGCTTCATCGCGATGATCTCCGCGATCTTCACCCCCGCGCTCTGGGCCCTCGCCGGCACCGGACTGCTGAAGGCCTTCCTCGCGGCGGCCGTCACGTTCGGCTGGATCGACACGACCACCTCGACCTACGTCGTGCTGAACGCGCTGTCCGACGCGTTCATCAACTTCCTGCCGCTCGCCCTCGCGATCACGGCCGCGCGCTACTTCAAGGCGTCCGAGTTCACCTCCCTCGCCATCGCCGGGGCGCTCCTGTACCCGAGCATCACGGCGCTCGTCGGAGCCCCGGATCTCACCTTCTTCGGCATCCCGTTCACGATGGTCAACTACGTCTCGAGCGTCATCCCGATCATCATCGTCGTCTGGCTGCAGAGCCACGCCGAGCGCTTCCTCTACGCGAAGCTCCCGGCCGCGGTCCGCCGGTTCGTCACGCCCATGATCGTGGTGCTCATCGCGGTGCCGCTCGTCTTCGTCGTCATCGGCCCGATCTCCGCGATCATCAGCGGCTGGGTCGGCTCGGGAATCGGCTGGGTCTTCGAGACCGTGCCGTGGCTGGGCGGTGCCGTCATGGGCGGCCTGTGGCAGGTGTTCGTGATCTTCGGTCTGCACTGGGGTCTGGTTCCGCTGTTCCAGCTGGAGCTGCAGAACAACGGCCAGCTGTTCCTCGTGGCCCCCGTCTTCGCAGCCGTCCTCGCGCAGGCAGCGGCCGTGGCCGGTGTGTGGCTGCGCGCCCGCAACAAGAACCTGAAGTCGCTCGCCGCCCCGGCGACGCTCTCGGGCTTCCTCGCCGGCATCACCGAGCCCGCGATCTACGGCGTGAACCTGCCCCTCAAGCGCCCGTTCGCCTTCGGCATCGTCGGCGGTGCGATCGGTGGCGCGATCATCTCGCTCGGCGGCGTGTTCTCGACCGCGTTCGTGGTGCCGTCGGGCTTGGCGATCCCCGCCCTGCTCGGCAACGGCAACATGGTCTTCCTTGCCCTCGGCCTCGGCGCCGCCATCATCGTGCCCTTCCTGCTCACGGTGATCGTGGGCTTCAAGGAGCCGGCCGAGGATGCCGTCACCCCCGCCGAAAGCACCGACCTCGAGGTGTTCAGCCCGGTCGACGGCACCGTGGTGCCGCTGTCGGAGACCCCGGATGCGGCCTTCGCCGACGGTTCGCTGGGCCAGGGCGTCGCCATCATCCCCCGCAGCGGCGCGCTCTACGCGCCGTTCGACGCGACCGTCGCCGCCGCCTTCCCGACCGGTCACGCGATCGGCCTTCGTCACGCCGACGGCGCGGAGGTGCTGATCCACATCGGTATCGACACCGTCAAGCTCGCGGGTGAGCACTTCTCGCTCAAGGTCACCGGCGGACAGCAGGTGAGCAAGGGCGACCTGCTCGTCGAGTTCGACCTCGAGGCGATCGCCGCGGCCGGCTACGACCTGACGACCCCCGTCATCGTGACCAACTCCGACCTGTACCCGACCGTCGGCTCGCCCGCATCCGGTCCGATCGCGCACGGCGAACCCCTGTTCTTCGCCGTCGCCGTCGAGCAGGCCGTCGCGGCCAAGTGA
- a CDS encoding glycoside hydrolase family 1 protein has protein sequence MSTTTPFPEGFLWGGATAANQVEGAYDQGGKGLSVQDVMPRGIVAPRTAEPTTDNLKLEAIDFYHRYAEDIALFAKMGFGVYRFSIAWSRIFPKGDEAEPNEEGLAFYDRVLDELEKHGIEPLVTISHYETPLHLAETYDGWTDRRLIGFYENYARTLFERYGSRVKYWLTFNEINSLLHAPFMSGGINTPKEQLSDGQLYQAMHHELVASARATRIAREVAPNAQIGCMVLSMPVYPLTPSPADALAVMDFDHSNLVYGDVHTRGAYPGYFLRTLREKGIELEITDQDREDLTNTVDFVSFSYYMSVAATADPAKKVAGEGNIMGGVPNPTLEASEWGWQIDPVGLRLVLNQFWDRWQKPLFIVENGLGAKDELVEVDGVKTVVDDYRIAYLNDHLVQVGEAITDGVDVLGYTSWGCIDIVSASTAQLSKRYGFIYVDRNDDGSGTLERFEKKSFGWYADVIRTNGASLTR, from the coding sequence ATGAGCACCACCACCCCGTTCCCCGAGGGCTTCCTGTGGGGCGGCGCCACCGCCGCCAACCAGGTCGAGGGCGCCTACGACCAGGGCGGCAAGGGTCTGTCGGTCCAGGACGTCATGCCCCGCGGCATCGTCGCCCCGCGCACGGCTGAGCCCACAACCGACAACCTCAAGCTCGAGGCCATCGACTTCTACCACCGCTACGCGGAGGACATCGCCCTGTTCGCGAAGATGGGATTCGGCGTCTACCGCTTCTCGATCGCGTGGAGCCGCATCTTCCCGAAGGGCGACGAGGCCGAGCCCAACGAAGAGGGCCTCGCGTTCTACGACCGCGTGCTCGATGAGCTGGAGAAGCACGGCATCGAGCCGCTCGTGACGATCTCGCACTACGAGACGCCCCTGCATCTGGCCGAGACCTACGACGGCTGGACCGACCGTCGACTCATCGGGTTCTACGAGAACTACGCCCGCACGCTGTTCGAACGCTACGGGTCGCGCGTGAAGTACTGGCTGACCTTCAACGAGATCAACTCGCTGCTGCACGCACCGTTCATGTCCGGCGGCATCAACACCCCGAAGGAGCAGCTGAGCGACGGGCAGCTCTACCAGGCGATGCACCACGAGCTGGTCGCTTCGGCCCGCGCCACGCGCATCGCCCGGGAGGTCGCGCCGAACGCACAGATCGGCTGCATGGTGCTCTCGATGCCCGTGTACCCGCTGACCCCGTCGCCGGCCGACGCGCTCGCCGTCATGGACTTCGATCACTCCAACCTCGTCTACGGCGACGTGCACACCCGGGGCGCGTACCCCGGTTACTTCCTGCGGACGCTCCGCGAGAAGGGCATCGAGCTGGAGATCACCGACCAGGACCGCGAGGACCTGACCAACACGGTCGACTTCGTCTCGTTCAGCTACTACATGTCGGTCGCCGCGACCGCCGACCCCGCCAAGAAGGTCGCCGGCGAGGGCAACATCATGGGCGGCGTGCCCAACCCCACGCTCGAGGCGAGCGAGTGGGGCTGGCAGATCGACCCGGTGGGCCTGCGCCTCGTGCTCAACCAGTTCTGGGACCGCTGGCAGAAGCCGCTGTTCATCGTCGAGAACGGACTGGGCGCCAAGGACGAGCTGGTCGAGGTCGACGGCGTCAAGACCGTCGTCGACGACTACCGCATCGCCTACCTCAACGACCACCTCGTGCAGGTCGGCGAAGCCATCACCGACGGCGTGGACGTGCTCGGGTACACGTCGTGGGGCTGCATCGACATCGTCAGCGCCTCCACCGCCCAGCTCAGCAAGCGGTACGGGTTCATCTACGTCGACCGCAACGACGACGGCAGCGGCACGCTCGAGCGCTTCGAGAAGAAGTCGTTCGGCTGGTACGCCGACGTCATCCGCACGAACGGCGCCAGCCTCACCCGCTGA
- a CDS encoding Cof-type HAD-IIB family hydrolase: protein MTPPRIAFLDVDGTILDHGTTIAPSTVTAIRTARARGTLVYLSTGRSAGDIHPAVREIGFDGAITNGGAYAVAGGDEIVADPMPADAVDRLERFFHSHDIHYFLQTEEAVYASAEVQAAVGAMLSSLRAQRAGDGPQTAPQGAPRFRDLATIDRARVAKAVFLSDSTDAVSRAQSELGDRFHVVPGSIPLPGGTNGEIGMQGVTKGSAITAVLDHLGIDAAEAIGIGDSWNDVEMFQVCGTGIAMGNAAQELKDLADEVTTAVLDDGIHNAFVRHGLI from the coding sequence GTGACCCCTCCCCGCATCGCATTCCTCGACGTCGACGGCACGATCCTCGATCACGGCACCACGATCGCCCCGTCCACGGTGACCGCGATCCGCACCGCCCGCGCGCGCGGCACCCTCGTGTACCTCAGCACCGGACGCTCGGCCGGCGACATCCATCCCGCCGTGCGGGAGATCGGCTTCGACGGAGCGATCACCAACGGCGGCGCGTACGCGGTCGCCGGCGGCGACGAGATCGTCGCCGATCCGATGCCGGCGGATGCGGTCGACCGGCTCGAGCGGTTCTTCCACTCCCACGACATCCACTACTTCCTTCAGACCGAAGAGGCCGTGTACGCGTCGGCCGAGGTGCAGGCGGCGGTCGGCGCGATGCTCTCGTCCCTCCGCGCCCAGCGCGCCGGCGACGGGCCGCAGACGGCGCCGCAGGGTGCACCGCGCTTCCGGGATCTGGCCACGATCGATCGCGCCCGCGTGGCCAAGGCGGTCTTTCTCAGCGACTCCACGGATGCGGTCTCGCGCGCGCAGTCCGAACTGGGCGACCGTTTCCACGTGGTGCCGGGCAGCATCCCGCTCCCGGGCGGGACCAACGGCGAGATCGGCATGCAGGGCGTCACCAAGGGCTCCGCGATCACCGCGGTGCTCGACCACCTCGGCATCGACGCCGCCGAAGCGATCGGAATCGGCGACAGCTGGAACGACGTCGAGATGTTCCAGGTGTGCGGCACCGGGATCGCGATGGGTAATGCCGCGCAGGAGCTGAAGGACCTCGCCGACGAGGTCACGACCGCGGTGCTCGACGACGGCATCCACAACGCCTTCGTCCGCCACGGCCTCATCTGA
- a CDS encoding AAA family ATPase yields MRRARIHILGASGSGTTTLGAALASAWSVPHADADDYFWLPTDPPFTVKRADADRVALMRAIFAPRPAWVLSGSMMGWGDSIAAECDAVVFVTLDPTERMRRLEARERRRREGGPLHDAAWVAFRDWAQSYDDPAFDGRSRTTHEAWLATLGKPVLRLDGIHPTADLLDAVLRWEPA; encoded by the coding sequence ATGCGACGCGCACGGATCCACATCCTGGGAGCGAGCGGCAGCGGCACCACGACGCTCGGCGCCGCCCTCGCCTCCGCGTGGAGTGTGCCCCACGCGGATGCCGATGACTACTTCTGGCTACCGACCGACCCACCTTTCACCGTGAAGCGCGCGGATGCGGATCGGGTGGCGCTCATGCGGGCGATCTTCGCGCCCCGTCCGGCGTGGGTGCTCTCCGGATCGATGATGGGCTGGGGTGACAGCATCGCCGCGGAGTGCGACGCCGTCGTCTTCGTCACGCTGGATCCGACGGAACGGATGCGGCGGCTCGAGGCACGGGAGCGGCGCCGGCGAGAGGGCGGCCCCCTCCACGATGCGGCGTGGGTCGCGTTCCGGGACTGGGCGCAGAGCTACGACGATCCGGCGTTCGACGGACGGAGCCGGACCACCCACGAAGCGTGGCTCGCCACACTCGGCAAACCGGTCCTCCGGCTCGACGGCATCCACCCGACGGCGGACCTGCTCGATGCCGTCCTCCGTTGGGAGCCGGCGTAG
- a CDS encoding DUF4407 domain-containing protein, with the protein MSFSAHRPGRFGSDGRIDLESQPEEEALYLSDVRPSDDIATGPTEVIDPIEEPEQEPQPEASVPDPAPPVARERRSPRRRPRPPLARTLAVLGGAEGEVLDDVPSETPRFVQMFFVLVGTALVSALSMGFALVTGVQIAVWAAVPLAIIWALIIFNLDRFLTSTMRSTRNVWRLLGLAFPRVIMAALIGIVVAEPLVLQVFHNDIAREVNSTNVVQAQSDQDAVTNGPEKQALDAASASLAALQNQAATGIVAGTSSTSAESVAAQASVDQLTQQLAAQQGVIDQARALYQCELTGEGAGTVPGCTGVQGSGTSSDAAQAQLTQAQSAYDALATQLSQAQAALTSANAAGTDAAAASADQNKKQAEDQLPAAQAQYDAALAAYNDRAASIAGGNAQAVGLLSQISALERLSEREPTLAWAHWLIAALFFMIELLPVLVKVLTSFGDPSIYEKADALRRQVSLDRVTAKTWHERAAIVTAPAPPASGPPAAAARS; encoded by the coding sequence GTGTCATTCTCCGCGCATCGACCCGGCCGTTTCGGCTCCGACGGCCGCATCGACCTCGAGTCGCAGCCCGAAGAGGAGGCGTTGTACCTGAGCGACGTCCGTCCCTCCGACGACATCGCGACCGGTCCGACCGAGGTCATCGATCCGATCGAGGAGCCCGAGCAGGAGCCGCAGCCCGAGGCCTCCGTTCCCGACCCGGCGCCCCCCGTGGCGCGCGAGCGCCGGAGCCCGCGCCGCCGCCCCCGGCCGCCGCTCGCCCGCACGCTCGCCGTGCTCGGAGGTGCCGAGGGCGAGGTTCTCGACGACGTTCCGAGCGAGACGCCGCGTTTCGTGCAGATGTTCTTCGTGCTGGTCGGCACGGCGCTCGTCTCCGCTCTGTCGATGGGGTTCGCGCTCGTCACGGGCGTGCAGATCGCCGTCTGGGCCGCCGTGCCGCTTGCGATCATCTGGGCGCTCATCATCTTCAACCTCGACCGTTTCCTCACCTCCACGATGCGCTCCACCCGCAACGTGTGGCGACTGCTCGGTCTCGCGTTCCCGCGCGTCATCATGGCCGCACTCATCGGCATCGTGGTCGCCGAGCCGCTCGTGCTGCAGGTCTTCCACAACGACATCGCGCGAGAGGTCAACTCGACCAACGTCGTGCAGGCGCAGTCCGACCAGGATGCGGTCACCAACGGACCTGAGAAGCAGGCGCTGGATGCCGCATCCGCCTCGCTCGCAGCCCTCCAGAACCAGGCGGCGACCGGCATCGTCGCGGGAACCTCCTCTACCTCTGCAGAGTCGGTGGCGGCGCAGGCGAGCGTGGACCAGCTCACCCAGCAGCTCGCCGCGCAGCAGGGCGTGATCGATCAGGCCCGCGCGCTGTACCAGTGCGAGCTGACCGGCGAGGGAGCGGGCACCGTCCCCGGCTGCACCGGCGTACAGGGATCGGGCACGAGCTCGGACGCCGCCCAGGCGCAGTTGACGCAGGCGCAGTCCGCGTACGACGCCCTCGCGACGCAGCTGAGTCAGGCGCAGGCCGCCCTGACCTCGGCCAACGCGGCCGGGACGGATGCGGCCGCCGCATCCGCCGACCAGAACAAGAAGCAGGCGGAAGACCAGCTGCCCGCGGCGCAGGCGCAGTACGACGCCGCGCTCGCCGCCTACAACGATCGCGCCGCATCCATCGCGGGCGGAAACGCACAGGCGGTCGGGCTGCTCAGCCAGATCAGTGCGCTCGAACGACTGTCCGAGCGGGAGCCCACACTGGCCTGGGCGCACTGGCTGATCGCTGCGCTGTTCTTCATGATCGAGCTGCTGCCGGTGCTCGTGAAGGTGCTGACGAGCTTCGGTGACCCGTCGATCTACGAGAAGGCCGACGCCCTGCGCCGGCAGGTCTCCCTCGACCGGGTGACCGCGAAGACCTGGCACGAGCGCGCGGCGATCGTCACCGCGCCCGCACCTCCCGCATCCGGCCCGCCCGCCGCCGCCGCGCGCTCATAG